Proteins encoded within one genomic window of Aquarana catesbeiana isolate 2022-GZ linkage group LG03, ASM4218655v1, whole genome shotgun sequence:
- the PHLDA1 gene encoding pleckstrin homology-like domain family A member 1 encodes MLESSCKVVKEGVLEKRSDGLLQLWKKKRCLLTEEGLLLIPPKQLEQHSPPPEPARIKELHFSNMKTVDCVERKGKYVYFTVVMAEGREIDFRCPQDEGWNAEITLQMVHYKNRQAILAVKSTRQKQQHLVQQHGHRIRSSSNSA; translated from the coding sequence ATGTTGGAGAGCAGCTGTAAGGTGGTGAAGGAGGGAGTGTTGGAGAAGAGGAGTGATGGTTTGCTGCAGCTGTGGAAGAAGAAGCGCTGTCTGCTGACCGAGGAAGGATTGCTCCTCATCCCTCCTAAACAGCTGGAGCAGCACAGTCCTCCGCCCGAGCCGGCCCGCATCAAGGAGCTGCACTTCTCCAATATGAAGACGGTGGACTGTGTGGAGCGGAAAGGCAAGTACGTGTACTTCACGGTGGTGATGGCCGAGGGCCGGGAGATTGATTTTCGGTGCCCGCAGGACGAGGGTTGGAATGCGGAGATCACCCTGCAGATGGTTCATTATAAGAACAGACAAGCCATCCTGGCCGTGAAATCTACCCGACAGAAGCAACAACATCTGGTCCAGCAGCATGGACACCGGATCAGGAGCAGCTCCAACTCCGCATAG